cgtccttccctcatgtcttcagcttccaactcctttgagaattaatctccttgtaagtattatattcttaattgaagaagtttatttcatatctcttttattcaatatttatttcctcatgcataggtcggttataccgcctgccttctttactatcatgcatatggccgatcttaccgcctttaatttttattattaatatcttattattcttattattctACCTGTGATttacgcctttggtatcagagccattggtgatagtattgttattgctattttatttcacttattGTTATTACTATCTTATTATTCTACTTGGGATTTACGCCTttgtaatgataatatataattagttatataggattttaaaatttaaaattatattaattagtaatttatcatataatataaaattattttatatacaattatatatattatatataaaaaatataaaaagatattttttataatataaaaaattaaaatatatatatatgaatcagtTCGAtccggtgttagaaaaagaaaaattagaaccAGACCGATTTCAaccggttttgagaaaaatagaaccgGTACCGAACTGGACCGAACCACCAATCCAGTTTACCTTTTTCCCACCCATAGCAAGCACCGggtactattttttaaaaaaatgaataaatatgaaatttaaaaaattaattttttaatagtagatccactctttttcaaaaagaatgcgCGGCGCTTACACAACTTTGActgtatcattactcatttcatgtagatctcaaagttatctatttttttaaaagaaaaatatactaaatttatacattctaaaattgtaaatataatttctcatataaaaatCCCATTTACcgaatcttttatttttttgacctTGTATAAACTAACGTAACTAATAAGATTTTCTAGAATTCTTTTTGGATCATGAACGCTACAATGACATTTGGAAACGTATAATAGCCTCTTTTAAAATTCAGAAATAATCGAAAAAGTCAAGACTCAACGTAATATCTCATGGAAATCCTGAATATGAGTATATCCGTAATCGTCTCTCTTATCAATTTGGACTAAttgaatgaaattaaaatttccgTTTCATtgacgaaaaataaaaacttgaaaggtaaataaattaagagaagAAGGCATTCACTtcgcctcgtttgttttcacagttcatttcaactcatctcatctaatcattacaattttatcaaatttttacataaaataaaataaataattcaaaatttttaaatttcaaaataaaaataatattaaaaaaatatattctaacaatattatatttaactttttaaatttaatctcaattcaagTCATCTAAAACAAAGGAGACGTAAATAATTGCAAGGTTTTTGGACAAAAGTCCGGCTTTATCCAATTCCAAGTTCTTTGGACAATGTCCTGGATTAATCCGATTTGTGGTTAAGAAAAATGAGGTGGAAGAATGGTTTTGGGCGGTGGTAAAATGACTTCTAAGGTCTAGAAACTTCaacatttatttatgaaaaattatttattaagtaCGAGTATGCAAATCCCTAcattccctttgaaaaaagtagacaAATCTAGAACACGTGAAAAAATCAACTCTTTCACGATAAAcccaacttttttcaaaaggaatccGTAAAACTTACAATCTCTAATACCATATCTGACATTCCTCTTAATTCATATGATGGGATTTTGCAAATCTTGGATTTGGTTTTTGgaggaaattatattttataatgaatGAAGATGAAGGGTTGACAAATAGTCGGGTAGCACAAGGGATGAACATAAGAACACGTTTCTGCGGTTATTACTTTGttccttccatttctttcttcaatTGAGACAAAGATCTGATCCTCTCCATTCGGGATTTTTAACAAAGAGACATGAATTGGCAATTCATTTTAACAAATACTGAAAAAATCACCTAGAATGCTTATACAATCAAGACCACCACGAGTAGAGATGATGGCTTGAAATTTATTCTGGGGTCTTTTCATTTGGGGGTGGAAATGAAAGATCCAACAAAGAAGCCTGCATCTGCTACACAATGAATATTATGCAGAGGCTGACAATAGTCCATTGTGCCGGAGCAGTGCCTCCGGTGAAGGTTCACGCCCACGGAATTCCACAAATACCTGGATGCAACAACGTTATATTGTTATGGATATCAGATAAGAGTCTAACAATGTAAATTTTACTAGAAGGGTATCATTATGATGCAGCAAGTAATTGAGATCAAGCCATCCAATGCGTCTTTCATCGGGAGAGCAAAACAGAGAAGCTATTTTCTAACCTCTAGGGGCGCTTTGCCACCTCCAAGTGCAAGGATAGTCTCTCGGAACTTGTGCCCTGTTTCTTTCACAGCCTGTTGCAAGACATAATCACGCAATTCGTAAAGCATGGTAAAATAAGCACATCTTCACAATGTTAGGGAGCTCTGACTGCTATGATTTCTGCCCAAACATATCTTCAGAAAGCCTTTATGGCAGTATTTAGTCTACAGAACTATAATACATTGCTCATATGTCATACCAAGGATAATACAGTGCGAATACTGAATACGAACTTAATGTTAATGACCACAACAACACGTTTAGTTTGGGCACGTTTATCCTGAAGTACTACCAGGATTCTCCAACATGCCATGACCATGCTATCACCTAATATTCAATCCACAAATCATAGGTAGACATTCATTTTCTGTTATAAATAACTTccattaaatttgaagataaacCCTTGATCCACATTAGGCGACATATTTGCGCATTCAGAAATACAATAGGCAATGTAACCACATTGTCAATGAGGTCAAACCAAAAACAGAGATCAATCAAGTGCAATGTGGTCCAGCTCGGACTTgatgtattttgggtagtttttcatgggctttttgggtcattaggagctctctagtatgAGCTAGGTGTTTTCTAGcatacatccagtgtacttggctacttctattgatatatataatatttttaattataaaaaaaaaaaaaaaaatcaagtgcaATGTGGAGAGAACTCTAGTTTAGAAACTatgttcaatatgcaaaagtgGAACTATAGTACATGATAAATTACATTAAGTTGCAAAACATTGAAGGCCAATCCCTCCAAACAGATCTTCCCAACATACCTTGCTGTCATCCAGTCCAGCATCCTCGAATGCAGAGAAGGCATCTGCTGACAACACCTCAGCCCACTGCCAAACGCAGAGATAATGCTTTCAATATAATTCAAAAGAAGCAAGAATCGTAACGGGAGCAACCAGTAAAAAGCATGCCCACAGTTCAAAGAGGGTTCACACAGTATGAGAAAGAGAATTCTGAATATCACAGGAATAGATAATACCTTGTAACTGTAGTATCCAGCTGCATATCCACCTAATATTCGCAAAAAGttgaacaaagaaaaatatatagggTTAAGGTTGTAGCTAAGTGAAAATGAAGCCTAAGTCAATGCAGATCCGACGGAGAACCTGCAAATATATGGCTGAAACCACAAAGGAACTTGTCTTCTGGTAGAGGAGGGATCACTTGTGTTCGTTCAGAAACCCTCCTATCAATATCATAGATGGATTCCGACCCACCAGGAACATACTTCGTATGCAGCTCCAAATCTAGATTTGCAAATCTTAACTgcaaaaattacaataaaattttgaagatatcTTATCAGTAATCTAAGAATTACTTGCTATATTAATTGTCTCATCACTCTTCCGATGCCAAACACTTGTTTGGAGTTTTGTCTTAGATTACAAGACCAATCGTAAATAGCAATCAACAATGTTAAACTCCCTGCTACTTAATGCAACAGCTTAGAGACAAAATTCCTTGATTACATGAGATCAAACCTTTCTAGTGCCCACTCAAGCCCCAGCCCTCATCCTATATCCTTCTTTTGACATTGCAGGTGAATTTAACAATTTTTAGGGAACGGAACAAATTGACCAGGACAGGGGGAAGGTGACCAAGGCTCTGGAAACACCACCAAGCCCACCAAAATATATAACCATTTGGCTTCCCTTATCATTCATCATGTATACTAAAGCATGGAAAAGGTTAATGCCACCCTGTGGAATTGAGGTGTTCGAAACTTTTAATTTAGCAATTCACCAGTATAAAGTTGGATCATTAATTGGAATGATGAGGGGATAATATCTTTGCTCAATGGTCAAGCTAATGGATTTTGCAATTCCATACAGGTTGCTCATCATGCAGCATCACTCTCAAACTCCATGTAAAAGCATTCTAAAGAATTATAATGGTTTTAACCATCCTCTTTCCCTATGGGTCTTATTCCAAAAATAACCACAGCTCACCCTCCTATACTTGCACGCAAAATCACACTTAGTTAAGTTACATGGTCTTCACTAAGTTACTTGAAGCTCACAGATCGTTTAGTACTAGCACAGGCATGTGAACTGAAATGGAAACCCAGTATTTAATCCAATTCACATCAGTAATACAAAATGATATAACACAAATAAAGGGAAAAtacatggaaggaaaaaaataaataacaccaACCAAGCACACCGACCTGACGAAGACTTAGTGAGCCGGCACGAAAAGTCCTAGCTGCAACAAGCTTCAAATATACTTCTTCAGGGAGACTCTCCCCAGTTTCGTAATGCTTTGCAATGGCCATCAAAGTATCCCTAAAGACATCAAcagaaaatatgaaatataaaagaagatatgcattcaaattcaaataaccTGCATATGGTTGCATGATACCACTACAACAGAGGAAAAAGAAGTGTGTACATTTGGCTCCTTAAACCCCGAGTAAGATCTAACAGAGGAAAAAATACACATTAGGGGTAAGAACCAAGCACCTGTATCATGCATGTCATGTACCCCTAACAGCTAACACCATGCAACATGGTAGTTTGAAGTACAATATGAAACACTTTCGTTGAAGTACAATATGGAGGTGTTCACAGGTTATGAAAATCTAACACACCAAAGCTAAGGATCTATGTCAACATAATTACCTGTGATAACACCAGTTTTCCATGAACTGAGAAGGTAATTCAACGGCATCCCACTCTATCCCCCGAATACCAGCAACTAGACCCTCATCCTCCTTGGTCAGCATATGCTGAAGAGCATGACCAAATTCATGGAAGACAGTCTCAACCTGCATAATAGCCATTATCGAATCtgacaacaaattaaaaaaaaaaaaaaaaataaaactgcaGAACCAAGAATAATCATCCGTAATTTTCCAATTTTCCAGCAAATAACACACGGAactgacaaaaaaatatatttcaactcAACCATCTAGTTAAGAATAAGAGCAGTTCATCCTTCCGGTAGACTGCTTGTGGGGAAACTGTGTAGCTCAAAACTAATATGGTGGGTTTCAATAATGCACTCGTACTAATTATTAAGAACCTGAAGCGGTAATTGGTTCTAAAATATTTGTAGTTCTGTTATTAGTAATGTGCTTAATCTATTTAAAGTTTAATAAGATGATGTGAGGTGAGGGTTGAATTATAAGATCATTTAGGTATGTATTAAATGAAATCATAAAACTTGTAACTGGTATAGGCCCACAGATCAATGCTATGAGCTGTTCTGGTCTTGCAGCTAGTACCATTCTCTTGTGGAATCCACTGAGAAAACACatgtttctctcattttccttatttccaTGCTTTGGCTTTGTTCACAAGGATTCCcttttaaattattacataCTTTAGCCAGCATACACACAAACTTGTAGGTAATAGCATTAAACAGCATATCACAGTGACAGTTCCTAACACCTACATTGAGATAGGCAAGAATTAACTCAGCAGCCTGGTACGCATGTGCCAAGCAAAAGCCAAGGGCAGGCCTAGACAGTCTGTTTGTCAGAATTTTACAAATTACAGATAATATTCTAGAAATCGATGCAACTGAGATTACCTCACGGAATGTCATTAGGCTTGGTTTGTTCCCCACTGGAGGCGATTGATTGCACACCATATGGGCAACAGGCAACCTTACAGAGGAACCATCACGTGACAGCACGCGACTTCGACCAACAACCTCATCCATCCATGCACCTCCCCTTTTCTCAGATGGTCGGGTATATGGATCAAAATAGAAGTATGCAATGGGACTACCTGAAGAATCTTTGACATGATAGAATCTAACATCATTGTTCCAAACCTGAAATAACAGTCATTTTAATGGGATGTGAAATTAGGATCTAAATTAcagaaaccaaaagaaaaacatgatgAAGCAACCTTTTCTTTTGGAAAAGTATGGAGGAACTAGAATATACTACCGGAGCTAAACCATCAGCTTTCTCAACCTCAATTCCAAAGAGTGTATTTGCAAGGTTAAACAGGCCATCCATAATCTTTGGCAAGGAGAAGAATGGGCGCAGTTCTTCCTGTAGAATAGCAGGGAAAATTTAGTTTCTCCACAAGAAGATTAATACTCATTCAACTATACCCAGGGaactatatgtatgtgtgtgtgaaCAAACACATTAATGCATGTGTATAGGGATCCATACACATACAAAATACCCCTACAAATTTTCAACTATAGAAAAAACAGTCCGAGTTTTGTATTATTATCTCTTTGCTCCTtgggtttttcaattttatcattttactccTGTGTTCTAACAATTTTATCAATTAGGAACCTTCATCAGATTTCCCttaactaatctaataaatGCTGATGTGGCATGCCGCATgactgaaaaaataataaaagttaaaattaaaattcatttaagaaaagaaaagaaatcactaaaaaaatacttcagaaaaattacaaataaaaaacaaatgaacaCCCACAGAAATAAAAGTCCaagatatttttagaaaaataaaaatttaaaaataggaCACAAAAgctcaagaataaaaaaattaaaaaaaaaactgaaagaattaaaaacacatatatacataaaattctaaaaactccaaaacctaaaaattaaaatataaaaaagaatatgggAGTGTGGGGGATGGGAGAGCCTCCCCACCCTCCGCAACTACGGCCCCCTCCATTGGCTAACCCAAAATGAACCTTGGCAGAATACCTAAGCCACACCTGGGCTGGCTTGGGGGGTAGGCCTCGGTGGCCCACCCAAGGCAACCTAGGCCAAGCCTAGTTGGCCAAACCAAGTATTGAGGGAGAGAGGCCGTTCTGTTCCTCACAATCCAGGCAATGGATGAGTGGGGGGGCACTCCCCTTCTCCAGCAACCactgttcattttattttatttatttttttaaatttagggttttttagatatattttattctttgattTCTAAGTTAttagatttttcaattttttacttaaaaacatTTATACTCgggaaaaaaacaatatttacatTTCTATTCTATTTTATGTTACATGTGGCGTcaacatttttgtttgtttagtCAACATAAATCTGAcagaaaaatctattttaaaaatttacaaaccaAAGGAGTGAAATGGCAAACGTATAAAACTCGGAGAGACCTTTCTaataattaactcatttttcaacCATAGAGAGAACTTCCCAGAATGGCAAGCGTCTGTGCGTTTGCATGCATAACAGACAAATACATGTAGAATATACCCTCCAATTTTTCaactatagagagagagagagagagagagagagagagagagagagagagagagagagagagagaatgtctAAGAATTGGTTGACTAGACAGATATCCTTATCTCCATTTAACCTGAAACAGttgtaaaattgaaatatcCAGGAGACAGGAGAATTATTTACTTTCAGACAGTTAAGGGAGTAGATCTGAAtcttccaataattttttttgataattaataagagttGTATTAccataaataggcatagcccaagtacacagaaagtatacaagaggattagaaatataatttcaaatataaattgGATTAGAAATGAATACACATAAACGTAGATCCAACCTCATTGATGTCAAATTTTGATTCACGAAGCCTCTCACTCCAAAAGTTGACGTCCCAATGGCTCAAATCATCAGCTTCTACTGCACCTTGATTCTTGGCAAAACTTCTAATGTCATTCATATCTACAAGGATCAAGCAAAAGGTCAAGTCCTTGGATACATCCAACATAAAAGATGTGTTGTGAAAGACTCACATTAAGAATGAAATCTTGTGTTGACCAAAGAGATCACAGGCATAAAACATTACAAAACTTAAGCTAAGAAAAGcagctttttttttataagtgaaaagcaactttttttaaagtctAGAAGACTAGTTTTCTAAAGAAGTCTAGAAAGCTAGAGAAATGGGAGAAATGTTcgctcattttcttcttcttgctagttggggttttcttttcatatattttttgttacttGGGTCACAATGCCCTGTGCTTCTAATAAAATTACGTTACttatcaagaaaagaaaagcaacttcttttgagaataagAGAACATTATAACCGAAATTCTAACTTTGCAATAAGTGGAACAGACAAAAATGTTATGCTTAATTTATGTGCGTACAGAAACATGCACACATTCCAGTTTCATACTGAGCAAAGTTTCAGTTCACAACATGGCATCTGATGATCTGAAgtacatatttaaattaaattaaataaataaatacccaGATCATGTTTCCAAGACAACAGAAGAATTTAACAAAACAATGGCATAGCCCAACTGGTTTATATACTTCCATGCAGTAAAGCATATTGGGAATTAAGTTTCACTAATGCTTCATAAGATCATTCAAATAGTAATCTATTTACAACCATGAGTAAACTATGTACAGTGCACTACCTTGAACTGAAGCATTCCATGAAGCACTGCGAAGTTTTTCTAGAAGCTCTTCTGCTTTTTCAACAGTAGCCATTTTGGTTGCCATGCTTACCTGATGAAATTATTTCAGAAAGTCGATCATAAAAAAGTGATGTTAAAAGATAGTAGAACATACCTCAGCATAATTGTTATAATTGAGAAGCTTAGCCTTCTCCAACCTAAGTTTCAAAATCTGGTCAATTATTGCCGTATTATCCAAATCTCCATTTGAGGCACGCGTTACATAAGCACGGTAGACTTCTTCACGCAAAGATCGATTTCGAGCATGTTGCATAATAGACATAAAACTTGGACCATCCAGCGTTATTATCCAAGGCCCATTCTCAGCATTAGCATTTTCATAACCCTATGAAATAAATAGAGATGCATTGGCAATGATAGATAAGATAAAAACCAATCCAGTAGAATTGAGAAATGAAACAGGCATTTGTAACATCCTGAACTTTTGaggtttctttctttccttttttttcttttttttgataagtaggtttctttctttcttaagtCATTGtttttatgggaaaaaaaaaggaaggaactagcatgggttatgccggaATCCGTGGTGGATATATTGGAGTGTTGGACCTCTATCCGAGGTGTGCGTCAGATCAAAGcgatttggaagatgatccctatttgtattatgtggtgcttgtggcaggagcgcaatgagaggacgtttgaagacaaagagagatctatggtggagctaaaagttttctttttaggactctttgtacgtgggccattgctgtggactttaatggcatagaccttcatgatttcttagtttctaatgctCCTACGTAGATAGGGCATATTGACTT
This genomic interval from Juglans microcarpa x Juglans regia isolate MS1-56 chromosome 4D, Jm3101_v1.0, whole genome shotgun sequence contains the following:
- the LOC121259241 gene encoding probable cytosolic oligopeptidase A, whose amino-acid sequence is MKAASAIPKRRILGALLPIIVNTLLVSRISVTQSVNPLLKRTPPPLLSPKQFPKSSPCHLCSSSFSSFCLPALHRSTCTAPWLSHSCSSLSSLPMAATSPVEPPIEANPLLLDFEFPPFDVVEAKHVSPGIRALLKKLEDDLVELERKVEPSWPKLVEPLEKIVDRLTVVWGIVNHLKAVKDSPELRSAIEEVQPEKVKFQLRLGQSKAIYNAFKAIQESPGWQSLSDACKRIVELQLREAILNGVSLEDDKRDQFNKIEQELERLSQKFDENVLDATKKFEKLIMDKKEIEGLPATALGLAAQTAVSKGYENANAENGPWIITLDGPSFMSIMQHARNRSLREEVYRAYVTRASNGDLDNTAIIDQILKLRLEKAKLLNYNNYAEVSMATKMATVEKAEELLEKLRSASWNASVQDMNDIRSFAKNQGAVEADDLSHWDVNFWSERLRESKFDINEEELRPFFSLPKIMDGLFNLANTLFGIEVEKADGLAPVWNNDVRFYHVKDSSGSPIAYFYFDPYTRPSEKRGGAWMDEVVGRSRVLSRDGSSVRLPVAHMVCNQSPPVGNKPSLMTFREVETVFHEFGHALQHMLTKEDEGLVAGIRGIEWDAVELPSQFMENWCYHRDTLMAIAKHYETGESLPEEVYLKLVAARTFRAGSLSLRQLRFANLDLELHTKYVPGGSESIYDIDRRVSERTQVIPPLPEDKFLCGFSHIFAGGYAAGYYSYKWAEVLSADAFSAFEDAGLDDSKAVKETGHKFRETILALGGGKAPLEVFVEFRGREPSPEALLRHNGLLSASA